One Buteo buteo chromosome 4, bButBut1.hap1.1, whole genome shotgun sequence DNA segment encodes these proteins:
- the LOC142030636 gene encoding LOW QUALITY PROTEIN: uncharacterized protein LOC142030636 (The sequence of the model RefSeq protein was modified relative to this genomic sequence to represent the inferred CDS: deleted 1 base in 1 codon) has product MELASLPASPGPTGKPPGGAAAAGAGEGRAGRVDGVGVGGAGAEERGRPRQPLPPLPAGEARARPAAPSAGREGGRRKRTTFSKAQLELLVRAFEKEPYPGIALREQLSGLTDIPESRIQVWFQNRRARQLNHRKSEAAAYPKPACGKQKPTRCGGGCQERSRTTQGLGPDQSPLHPQPGLPAGNQSFSGQPSPCSGQPCSRFDTRFRSLDNALGAPGQTPAHFGLDCVGKGVPLGAGSVGSSPQLSLPGQQAQEYPYLKKSFPESYYSDAGVFQSGLEDHQYLAAKENVYRRPVLNYLNANQGMGDENYLYIKSNTSPFGKGSAFIHGEGESKLELEQMRHSSPLIAASHASPPLVLPKHEGGYQGMLATPAPLYGQQLLETVNDCDPHWLGVRNEILGTGLDSLFENEQNGEQGGPKSYLFAFGGQSPICPLGHT; this is encoded by the exons ATGGAGCTCGCCAgcctccccgccagccccggccccacCGGTAAGCCTCCCGGGGGTgcggccgcggccggggccggggagggcagggcagggcgggtTGACGGTGTCGGCGTCGGcggggcaggagcagaggagcgCGGCCGGCCGCGGCAGCCGCTG CCGCCTCTCCCCGCAGGCGAGGCCCGGGCGCGTCCCGCCGCCCCCAGCgcggggcgggagggcggcCGGCGGAAGCGGACCACCTTCAGCAAggcccagctggagctgctggtccGCGCCTTCGAGAAGGAGCCCTACCCCGGCATCGCCCTGCGGGAGCAGCTCTCCGGCCTCACCGACATCCCCGAGTCCAGGATCCAG GTGTGGTTTCAGAACAGGAGAGCCCGGCAGCTGAACCACAGGAAGAGCGAAGCCGCCGCCTACCCCAAGCCGGCCTGTGGCAAGCAAAAGCCGACCCgctgcggcggcggctgccAGGAGAGGTCCCGGACGACGCAGGGTCTTGGGCCAGACCAGAGCCCCCTCCATCCGCAGCCCGGCCTACCGGCAGGAAACCAGAGTTTCTCCGGGCAGCCGTCGCCCTGCTCGGGGCAGCCGTGCTCGAGGTTCGATACTCGCTTCCGGAGCTTGGATAACGCTTTGGGAGCCCCAGGTCAGACCCCGGCTCACTTCGGTTTGGACTGCGTGGGAAAAGGGGTCCCGCTCGGTGCAGGAAGCGTGGGGAGTTCCCCCCAGCTCTCGCTCCCTGGGCAGCAGGCGCAGGAATACCCATACCTGAAGAAATCTTTCCCTGAAAGCTACTACTCAGATGCAGGTGTTTTCCAGTCTGGTCTAGAAGATCACCAGTACCTGGCAGCTAAAGAGAACGTGTATAGGAGGCCCGTCCTAAACTACTTAAATGCTAACCAGGGCATGGGCGATGAGAACTATTTGTATATCAAGTCAAACACTTCTCCCTTTGGGAAGGGCTCTGCTTTCATTCATGGTGAAGGGGAATCTAAGCTTGAGCTCGAGCAGATGAGGCACAGTTCACCTCTGATTGCAGCCAGTCATGCTAGTCCTCCTTTGGTACTTCCAAAACATGAAGGGGGGTATCAAGGGATGCTTGCCACTCCAGCCCCATTGtatgggcagcagctgctggagacaGTAAATGACTGTGACCCTCATTGGCTGGGCGTGAGAAATGAAATTTTGGGAACTGGGTTGGATTCGCTGtttgaaaatgagcaaaatgGGGAGCAAGGTGGGCCCAAAAgttatctttttgcttttggtgGCCAGAGTCCAATCTGTCCTTTGGGTCACACATGA